In the genome of Ktedonobacteraceae bacterium, one region contains:
- a CDS encoding bifunctional riboflavin kinase/FAD synthetase: MEFATTLTDKEPIAITIGNFDGVHRGHQRLMRELQAMARTLQCKPVLVTFTPHTLLVVRPEKQVAYLTTLEEKLALAKYYGGIGDSIVIHFTPEVAALSAAEFLDKLREHFSVRAMVVGEDFSLGHNRMGDIAFLQAYGKEHDILVEPVVLEHAERARISSTRIRSLLIEGKLEEANELLGHPFIVSGTVVKGDQRGRQLGYPTANLATDPHKLLPANGIYAVWAGVGKRPGNNPAAVGQSDKTEVIPVYNDSEARSRITTQRTAFLRMLYREEYKSAASVGVRPMFDGKTRLVEAYLLDADLDLYGQSIALDFIARLRDEERFASIEALKAQMAVDVQHARQILQTEAE, encoded by the coding sequence ATGGAATTCGCAACAACGCTGACAGATAAAGAACCGATTGCTATTACCATCGGCAATTTTGATGGCGTCCATCGCGGGCACCAGCGCCTGATGCGCGAATTACAGGCGATGGCGCGCACATTGCAGTGTAAGCCCGTCCTTGTTACTTTCACACCGCATACCCTGCTGGTGGTACGGCCAGAAAAACAAGTAGCATATTTAACAACTTTAGAAGAGAAACTGGCCCTGGCGAAGTATTATGGAGGTATTGGCGATAGCATCGTTATTCACTTTACGCCGGAAGTTGCGGCGCTGAGCGCAGCCGAGTTTTTGGATAAGCTGCGCGAGCATTTCTCAGTGAGAGCCATGGTTGTAGGGGAGGATTTTAGCCTTGGGCATAACAGGATGGGCGATATTGCGTTCTTGCAAGCCTATGGGAAAGAACATGATATTTTGGTAGAGCCGGTAGTCCTGGAGCATGCCGAGCGCGCGCGTATCAGCAGCACGCGCATTCGTTCGCTTCTCATCGAGGGAAAATTAGAGGAGGCAAACGAGCTACTGGGCCATCCATTTATAGTAAGCGGTACAGTCGTGAAAGGGGATCAGCGCGGCAGGCAGCTGGGATATCCTACCGCGAACCTGGCAACCGATCCCCATAAGCTCCTACCGGCGAACGGCATTTACGCCGTGTGGGCCGGCGTGGGCAAGCGTCCAGGCAATAATCCCGCGGCTGTGGGGCAAAGTGACAAAACAGAGGTTATTCCCGTCTATAATGATAGTGAAGCAAGGAGTAGGATTACGACCCAGCGTACAGCATTTTTACGCATGTTGTACCGTGAGGAATACAAGAGTGCGGCCAGTGTCGGGGTGCGGCCAATGTTCGATGGAAAGACGCGCCTGGTCGAAGCGTATTTATTAGATGCTGACCTTGATCTTTACGGTCAGAGCATTGCTTTAGATTTCATTGCGCGTTTGCGAGACGAAGAGCGTTTCGCCAGTATCGAGGCATTGAAAGCGCAAATGGCTGTTGATGTGCAGCACGCGCGTCAGATTTTACAAACTGAGGCGGAATGA
- the truB gene encoding tRNA pseudouridine(55) synthase TruB, whose amino-acid sequence MRQAILRFAQNDMDGILNINKATGMTSHDVVASIRRLLKEKRVGHAGTLDPLASGVLPICVGQATRVAEYLSESGKAYLATIVFGSVTDTYDAEGVILRTASTADLSRARVEEALEHFMGPQLQIPPRYSAIKLQGQPAYKRARAGEEVELAPRPIVIHTLEVVECNLPSVTLAVECSKGTYIRSLAYDLGEYLGCGAYLAALVRTRSGPFLLAESVTLEELRSVVEAEMGDQGARIDAEHGGPGGRPQGSPLRYLYPVDKALEGYPALILDAATVERVLHGNAFRYSRDEDIPQTTGIARVYSEDERFVAVAEWDAAQAIWKPRKVFTGS is encoded by the coding sequence ATGAGGCAGGCGATTCTTCGCTTCGCTCAGAATGACATGGATGGTATTCTCAATATAAACAAAGCCACGGGCATGACTTCGCACGATGTCGTGGCGAGTATACGTCGCCTTCTGAAGGAGAAGCGCGTGGGACATGCCGGGACGCTTGATCCTCTGGCGAGCGGGGTTCTGCCGATTTGCGTGGGGCAGGCGACGCGGGTAGCGGAATATCTTAGCGAAAGCGGCAAGGCGTACCTGGCAACAATTGTTTTTGGCAGCGTAACGGACACGTATGATGCCGAAGGCGTGATTCTGCGCACGGCAAGTACGGCAGATCTTTCCAGGGCAAGGGTTGAAGAGGCGCTGGAACATTTTATGGGGCCGCAGTTGCAAATACCACCGCGTTATTCGGCCATTAAACTGCAGGGGCAACCGGCATACAAGCGCGCCCGGGCAGGCGAGGAGGTCGAACTGGCGCCGCGCCCGATTGTTATCCATACACTCGAGGTGGTCGAATGCAATCTTCCATCTGTGACGCTGGCCGTTGAATGCAGCAAGGGGACTTATATTCGCTCGCTGGCTTATGATCTTGGTGAATACCTGGGATGCGGGGCCTATCTTGCCGCACTGGTGCGCACGCGCAGCGGGCCATTTCTGCTAGCAGAAAGCGTGACGCTGGAAGAACTCCGGAGCGTTGTAGAGGCAGAGATGGGCGATCAAGGAGCGCGGATTGATGCGGAGCATGGTGGGCCGGGCGGGCGACCACAAGGGTCGCCCCTACGTTATCTGTACCCGGTTGATAAGGCGCTCGAGGGCTATCCGGCCCTGATCCTTGACGCTGCCACGGTCGAGCGGGTGCTGCATGGCAATGCTTTCAGGTACTCGCGAGATGAAGACATACCGCAAACGACCGGTATCGCGCGTGTGTATAGTGAGGATGAGCGTTTTGTGGCCGTCGCGGAATGGGATGCGGCACAAGCAATCTGGAAACCCCGCAAAGTGTTCACGGGGTCATAA
- a CDS encoding bifunctional oligoribonuclease/PAP phosphatase NrnA, with protein MSDIPCELHNQLDPALVQEAMAIIQPAERIVCIAHESPDGDCIGSALGMAHILRQAGKMAVAACADPAPKNLSFLPGLDLLQQDLGAEEFDLVIALDAGELVRFGSLYERHRAYLGEVPILNIDHHVSSDGCGQVNIIDPKAAATAELVVLFQQQAGLPLNRDAALCLLTGIITDTSSFQFTNTTPRCLEVAALLLRAGAIPETVVQPIYKTRPLPQVRLQAMVITNAQTACNGRLIWSQATRETLEVAGATPEMDDNISGLLRDIEGVEVAAFFKSFGEPGVTRLSLRCAAPYNAAEICKRVSNGRGGGHPRAAGATFSMPIEETTKLVIDELMREMSGEILRFAQNDMVGDEAGDSSLRSE; from the coding sequence ATGAGTGATATCCCGTGTGAACTGCATAATCAACTCGATCCCGCGCTCGTTCAGGAGGCGATGGCGATCATTCAGCCGGCAGAGCGCATCGTGTGCATCGCGCATGAGAGTCCTGATGGCGATTGTATTGGCTCCGCGCTTGGCATGGCACATATCTTGCGACAAGCGGGCAAAATGGCTGTTGCGGCTTGCGCGGACCCTGCCCCGAAGAATCTCTCGTTTTTGCCGGGCCTCGATTTGCTGCAACAAGACCTTGGCGCGGAGGAGTTTGACCTGGTGATTGCGCTGGATGCCGGTGAGCTGGTGCGTTTCGGCTCATTATATGAGCGGCATCGCGCCTACCTGGGCGAAGTGCCCATCCTCAATATCGATCACCACGTCAGCAGCGATGGCTGCGGGCAGGTGAATATTATCGATCCAAAGGCGGCAGCTACTGCTGAACTGGTCGTGCTTTTCCAGCAGCAGGCCGGTTTGCCATTGAATCGCGACGCGGCCCTGTGCCTGCTCACGGGCATCATTACTGACACCAGTTCATTTCAATTCACAAACACTACTCCACGCTGCCTGGAAGTAGCGGCGCTGCTGCTACGGGCAGGGGCGATACCAGAAACGGTGGTGCAGCCAATCTACAAAACTCGTCCGCTGCCGCAGGTGCGCCTGCAAGCCATGGTGATTACCAATGCGCAAACGGCCTGCAATGGAAGACTGATCTGGTCGCAGGCCACACGCGAGACGCTAGAAGTGGCAGGCGCTACACCGGAGATGGACGATAACATCTCTGGCTTGCTGCGCGATATCGAGGGGGTAGAGGTCGCGGCCTTTTTCAAGAGTTTCGGAGAGCCAGGGGTTACCCGGCTCAGCCTGCGCTGCGCCGCACCCTACAATGCTGCCGAGATCTGCAAACGTGTGAGCAATGGCAGGGGCGGTGGACATCCGCGCGCGGCAGGGGCTACGTTTTCGATGCCCATTGAGGAAACGACGAAGCTGGTGATTGACGAATTAATGCGAGAGATGAGTGGCGAGATTCTTCGCTTCGCTCAGAATGACATGGTGGGAGATGAGGCAGGCGATTCTTCGCTTCGCTCAGAATGA
- the rbfA gene encoding 30S ribosome-binding factor RbfA: MPNPHRQEKLGELIALELSDLLRTRVKDPRVGFASITRVEVSGDLRHAKVFVSVLGSENEQEDTIRALKHATGFLRHELASRLTLRYMPELVFKLDISIQEGTRILELIRESEMEHHPVSDGSNDE; the protein is encoded by the coding sequence ATGCCAAATCCACATCGACAGGAAAAACTGGGTGAACTCATCGCGCTGGAACTGAGCGACCTGCTGCGCACGCGTGTGAAGGACCCGCGTGTGGGATTTGCGAGCATCACGCGGGTTGAGGTGAGCGGCGACTTACGACATGCCAAGGTGTTCGTAAGCGTGCTTGGCTCCGAGAATGAACAGGAGGATACGATCCGGGCGTTGAAACACGCGACCGGCTTCCTGCGTCACGAGCTTGCGAGCCGCCTCACGCTGCGCTATATGCCGGAACTGGTGTTCAAGCTTGATATCTCAATCCAGGAAGGGACTCGTATACTTGAGCTTATCCGTGAGAGCGAGATGGAGCATCATCCGGTGAGTGATGGAAGCAACGATGAGTGA
- the infB gene encoding translation initiation factor IF-2, translating to MRNTSESPDANEQAKATPARSRTGTRSKSEQASPVSQEQEVKKAPVSPSSARRGSSTSTTPPARIQATGDHKPAAGDRKSAPIQPETPKAAGDLKEQRPETSLKRSEGGLKEKRVEGDHRGTPLQAGARATSTQIPRQAPVQRQGGAVQAQRTVHPGSSSMQSATAPARSGSITQQRPAQHGQHATTTAHPGSNRPGGQARPGTAHPAGRNGTNGQRLQERRAAAVKEKPTGPITIPPQIVVKDLAELLHATPNEVIRGLIKHSIFASINQVVDYDKAALVAQDLGFEPTQSALAASPAVQRARKGLSANEAMMATRDQDNMVVIPPVVTIMGHVDHGKTSLLDTIRKTKVAAGEAGGITQHIGAYQVEVNGKKITFLDTPGHEAFTAMRARGAQVTHIAVIVVAADDGVMPQTREAIDHAQAAKVPIIIALNKIDKIDANPDRVKQQLAEIGIVIEEYGGDVICVPVSARKGTGIDDLLEMILLLAEIQDIRANPNRPATGVIIEAKLEKNTGPTATVLIQQGTLKMGDNIVVGAMAGKVRAMFNDRGKRIQKAPPSTPVSILGLPEVPQAGDRLEVVVDERTAKQMAAQVAEQRRSETGPLGQVSLDTLYMQMQEGQVKELNIVLKCDVQGSAEAIKNALTKIGDENLKVRLIHEGIGNINETDVHLASASGAIIIGFNVKADGAAQRLAQKEGVDIRYYNIIYKLTDDIQAALKGMLEPTYQEVIEGHAEVQQMFKAGKNLVIAGCRVLDGKITRSSQARITRKNEKVYDGKIASLRRGKDDVREVSGGYECGIVLEDFNEFEIGDIIETYAKERVKPGA from the coding sequence ATGAGAAACACATCTGAATCCCCAGATGCAAACGAGCAGGCGAAAGCAACCCCGGCACGCAGTCGTACAGGTACTCGCTCAAAATCCGAGCAGGCCTCGCCCGTTAGCCAGGAACAGGAAGTCAAGAAAGCACCGGTTAGCCCGTCCTCTGCGCGCCGTGGCTCCTCTACCAGTACGACACCACCGGCCCGTATACAGGCAACGGGTGACCACAAGCCTGCAGCGGGCGACCGCAAGAGTGCGCCCATACAGCCCGAAACGCCTAAAGCAGCGGGCGACCTCAAGGAGCAAAGACCGGAGACCAGCCTCAAAAGATCAGAGGGCGGCCTCAAAGAAAAAAGGGTGGAGGGCGACCACAGGGGTACGCCCCTACAAGCCGGTGCTCGTGCGACATCAACACAAATCCCACGACAAGCTCCTGTCCAGCGCCAGGGTGGGGCCGTTCAAGCGCAGCGAACCGTCCATCCCGGTAGTTCATCGATGCAATCCGCGACAGCGCCGGCGCGTTCTGGCAGTATCACACAGCAACGTCCTGCTCAACATGGACAGCATGCGACGACCACGGCACATCCAGGCAGCAACCGGCCAGGCGGCCAGGCACGTCCAGGAACTGCTCACCCGGCCGGTCGCAATGGCACAAACGGGCAGCGTCTACAAGAACGGCGCGCCGCCGCGGTGAAAGAGAAGCCAACAGGCCCAATCACGATTCCACCGCAGATTGTCGTTAAAGACCTGGCCGAACTGCTACACGCGACGCCTAATGAGGTCATTCGCGGCCTGATCAAACATAGCATTTTCGCCAGCATTAACCAGGTGGTTGATTATGATAAGGCCGCGCTGGTTGCGCAAGACCTGGGATTTGAGCCGACACAAAGCGCGCTTGCGGCATCGCCAGCGGTACAGCGGGCGCGCAAGGGTCTTTCGGCAAACGAGGCTATGATGGCGACGCGCGATCAAGACAATATGGTGGTGATTCCACCGGTTGTGACCATCATGGGGCACGTTGACCACGGCAAGACCTCGTTGCTTGATACCATCCGCAAAACAAAGGTAGCAGCAGGTGAGGCAGGCGGCATTACGCAACATATCGGCGCGTACCAGGTGGAGGTCAACGGCAAGAAAATTACCTTCCTCGATACACCCGGTCATGAAGCATTCACTGCTATGCGTGCGCGTGGAGCGCAGGTGACGCATATCGCGGTCATTGTGGTGGCAGCTGACGACGGCGTGATGCCCCAGACACGCGAAGCCATCGACCACGCGCAAGCCGCGAAAGTGCCGATTATCATCGCGCTTAACAAGATCGATAAAATCGATGCCAATCCTGATCGCGTCAAACAACAGCTGGCCGAAATCGGTATCGTGATTGAAGAGTACGGGGGTGATGTGATCTGCGTGCCGGTCTCGGCGCGTAAAGGGACCGGTATCGATGATCTGCTGGAAATGATCTTGCTGCTGGCCGAGATACAGGATATCCGGGCTAACCCGAATCGTCCGGCAACCGGAGTAATCATTGAGGCAAAACTCGAGAAGAATACAGGCCCGACCGCGACCGTGCTGATCCAGCAGGGGACGCTGAAGATGGGCGACAATATCGTGGTAGGAGCGATGGCCGGCAAAGTGCGTGCCATGTTCAACGACCGGGGTAAGCGCATTCAAAAGGCGCCGCCCAGCACTCCGGTTAGCATCCTGGGCTTACCAGAAGTGCCACAGGCAGGAGACCGTCTCGAGGTCGTGGTGGATGAGCGGACGGCCAAACAGATGGCGGCCCAGGTTGCGGAGCAGCGCCGCAGCGAAACGGGTCCGCTTGGGCAGGTCAGCCTCGATACTCTCTATATGCAGATGCAGGAGGGTCAGGTGAAGGAACTCAATATCGTGCTAAAGTGCGATGTGCAGGGTTCCGCGGAGGCCATCAAGAACGCGCTGACAAAAATCGGCGACGAGAATCTCAAGGTACGCCTGATCCACGAAGGAATTGGCAATATCAACGAAACCGATGTACACCTGGCATCGGCTTCTGGAGCCATCATTATTGGCTTTAACGTCAAGGCTGATGGGGCGGCTCAACGGCTGGCGCAGAAAGAAGGCGTTGATATTCGCTATTACAATATCATTTATAAGCTAACAGACGATATCCAGGCCGCGCTGAAAGGCATGCTCGAGCCGACCTATCAGGAGGTCATCGAAGGCCATGCCGAGGTCCAGCAAATGTTCAAAGCCGGTAAGAATCTGGTGATCGCGGGCTGTCGCGTTCTGGATGGCAAGATTACTCGTTCCTCGCAGGCACGCATCACGCGTAAGAATGAGAAGGTGTACGACGGCAAAATCGCTTCGCTACGTCGTGGTAAAGACGATGTGCGCGAGGTTTCCGGCGGTTACGAGTGCGGTATCGTCCTCGAAGACTTCAACGAATTCGAGATCGGCGATATTATCGAGACCTATGCGAAAGAGCGTGTGAAGCCGGGAGCATAA
- a CDS encoding YlxR family protein produces MAKTANKQVKRPKHVPLRSCISCRVTKPKRELLRVVRTPDGHVFVDATGKKSGRGAYLCARLSCWENAIKKKRIEQEFEVTISDEDRAGLEAFIATLPKDEPAQPEAKVPANAKNKSAKAE; encoded by the coding sequence ATGGCGAAGACAGCGAATAAGCAGGTGAAGCGGCCAAAACATGTTCCCTTGCGCAGCTGCATCTCTTGCCGGGTAACGAAGCCGAAGCGTGAGCTGCTGCGTGTCGTGCGCACGCCCGATGGGCATGTGTTTGTGGATGCAACCGGCAAGAAATCTGGGCGCGGGGCCTACCTGTGCGCCCGGCTTTCTTGCTGGGAAAATGCCATCAAGAAAAAGCGCATCGAGCAGGAATTTGAAGTCACGATCTCTGATGAAGACCGCGCGGGTCTGGAAGCGTTCATCGCGACGCTGCCTAAAGATGAGCCCGCGCAGCCGGAAGCAAAAGTACCTGCAAACGCTAAAAACAAGAGTGCTAAAGCGGAATAA
- the nusA gene encoding transcription termination factor NusA, giving the protein MRSEFQAAIAQLIAEKGLPREVVMETVATALLSAYRKSFGGGENIRIEVDKNGEVRVWAAKRVVAQVSDPNEEISLAEAQRLVPRAALGQTIDVDSSFIFARIPAQTAKQVILQRIREAEHEHLYDQLKDWIGEIRLGTLTRKDPTRGWLLDFDKAERVEGVMPPGEEVPTERYRVGQRLRVYVYDVRRVQGRMLQIMVSRTHRDLVRRLFESEVPEIYEGTVEIKAIAREPGSRSKVAVVSRQEGLDPIGSCVGVRGSRINNIVHELNDEKIDIIQWSSDPATFVANALSPVKPLRVELRESDHTAVVTVPERQLSLAIGKDGQNARLAAKLTGWRVDVTKPAEGEVFEEQLEERREPISTHSGRRERGDRDRSQNRYERGDRESGSRRSHQRGGGRYTAPLDDDE; this is encoded by the coding sequence ATGAGGAGCGAATTTCAGGCGGCTATCGCACAATTAATTGCCGAAAAGGGACTGCCCCGCGAGGTAGTGATGGAAACTGTTGCCACTGCCCTGCTATCGGCCTATCGCAAGAGCTTCGGCGGCGGTGAAAATATTCGCATCGAGGTAGATAAAAATGGCGAGGTGCGAGTCTGGGCAGCGAAGCGCGTTGTGGCACAGGTGAGCGATCCCAACGAGGAAATCTCGCTGGCTGAGGCACAACGGCTGGTGCCGCGTGCCGCGCTTGGGCAGACTATTGATGTCGATTCATCATTCATCTTCGCGCGTATTCCTGCCCAGACGGCCAAACAGGTGATCTTACAACGCATTCGCGAGGCCGAGCATGAGCACCTCTACGATCAGCTCAAGGACTGGATTGGCGAAATTCGTCTCGGCACCCTCACACGCAAGGACCCGACCCGCGGCTGGCTGCTGGATTTCGATAAGGCTGAGCGCGTAGAGGGCGTGATGCCCCCAGGCGAGGAAGTTCCAACCGAACGCTACCGCGTTGGGCAGCGCCTGCGTGTCTACGTCTATGATGTGCGCCGCGTCCAGGGGCGTATGCTGCAAATCATGGTCTCCCGCACGCATCGCGACCTCGTACGCCGTCTCTTCGAGTCGGAAGTGCCGGAAATTTACGAGGGAACCGTCGAGATCAAGGCCATCGCGCGCGAGCCGGGCAGCCGCTCAAAGGTTGCGGTGGTTTCTCGCCAGGAGGGGTTAGACCCTATTGGTTCATGCGTTGGCGTGCGCGGCTCGCGCATCAATAATATCGTACATGAACTCAACGATGAGAAGATCGATATTATCCAGTGGAGTTCTGATCCCGCGACATTCGTGGCCAACGCACTCAGTCCTGTGAAACCTTTGAGAGTGGAATTGCGCGAGTCGGATCACACGGCGGTGGTCACGGTACCCGAAAGGCAACTTTCGCTAGCCATTGGTAAAGATGGTCAAAATGCGCGGTTAGCGGCAAAATTGACCGGGTGGCGCGTGGATGTTACAAAACCCGCTGAGGGTGAGGTATTCGAAGAGCAACTTGAGGAGAGGCGCGAGCCTATATCCACGCACAGCGGCCGGCGCGAACGCGGAGATCGCGATCGCTCGCAAAACCGTTATGAGCGGGGCGACCGTGAAAGCGGCTCAAGGCGTTCGCACCAGCGCGGGGGCGGACGCTATACGGCGCCACTCGATGATGATGAGTAA
- a CDS encoding DNA methyltransferase, translated as MLQQELGIVAKNTNKLLQGDQAIHSWYRFVLSYPPHLVRDYLHRFGVDASHIVLDPFCGTGTTLVECKKLGIKSIGIEAHPMTCFASRVKTDWSPAPDALLAHARKIAKAVSTELERSGLENYGLFQDHSADSEISLKTLPPDQAGLILKDSISPLPLHKVLILLDFIEQFRDASFYDHERLALAQALVTSIGNLRFGPEVGLGVIKKDANVVNEWLKVVQVMTAHLQQMQGKDFAESIVYNADARQVSELIAPNSIDVVFTSPPYPNEKDYTRTTRLESVLLGFLLSKGDLRRVKQNLLRSNTRNVFVHDTDDRWAQEFPEIMSLADQIERRRIELQKTSGFERLYSRVTKLFFGGMARHLSGLRSLLRPGAMLGYVVGDQASYFQIMIRTGQLLARIAESLGYEVVSIDPFRTRVATATQSFLSEEVVVLRWPGSEVSLHYKGVEMSEYPQYDSNLFGEKLAESREKYMEDVEEMEDTGEEDEIPSTSRKKQDTRYGQIVEYIFFSALSRR; from the coding sequence ATGCTTCAGCAGGAGTTAGGAATAGTAGCTAAAAATACAAACAAGTTGCTCCAGGGAGATCAAGCAATTCATAGTTGGTACAGATTTGTCCTTTCGTATCCTCCTCATCTTGTTCGTGATTATCTTCACCGATTTGGAGTGGATGCTTCACATATAGTCCTTGATCCGTTTTGTGGTACAGGGACTACGCTTGTTGAATGCAAAAAACTTGGAATAAAAAGTATAGGTATTGAAGCTCATCCTATGACTTGTTTTGCCTCGCGGGTGAAAACTGATTGGTCGCCCGCACCTGATGCTCTCTTAGCTCATGCTCGAAAGATTGCCAAAGCTGTTTCAACTGAATTAGAGCGAAGCGGATTAGAGAACTATGGCTTATTTCAAGATCATTCTGCTGATTCGGAAATATCTCTAAAAACTCTTCCCCCTGATCAGGCTGGGCTAATTTTGAAAGACTCGATTAGTCCGCTTCCCCTACATAAAGTACTGATTCTCCTCGATTTTATCGAACAATTTCGAGATGCTTCTTTTTACGATCATGAACGCCTCGCTTTAGCGCAAGCGCTCGTCACTTCTATAGGGAATTTACGATTTGGCCCTGAAGTAGGTCTAGGAGTAATTAAAAAAGATGCCAACGTGGTAAACGAATGGCTAAAAGTGGTTCAAGTGATGACTGCTCATCTACAACAGATGCAGGGCAAGGATTTTGCTGAAAGCATTGTCTACAATGCAGATGCCAGACAGGTTAGTGAGTTAATTGCTCCCAATTCTATAGATGTAGTGTTCACATCCCCTCCTTACCCCAATGAAAAAGACTATACACGAACAACCCGTTTAGAATCAGTACTGCTTGGCTTTTTACTCTCTAAGGGCGATTTGCGTAGAGTCAAACAAAATCTATTACGCTCAAACACTCGAAATGTTTTTGTTCATGATACGGATGATCGGTGGGCTCAAGAATTTCCAGAGATTATGAGTCTTGCCGACCAAATAGAGAGGCGACGGATTGAACTTCAGAAGACATCTGGATTTGAAAGGCTTTATTCGCGGGTAACAAAGTTATTCTTTGGAGGTATGGCTCGCCATTTGTCAGGTTTGCGATCTCTTTTGCGACCGGGTGCTATGTTAGGCTATGTGGTAGGCGATCAGGCTTCTTATTTTCAGATAATGATTCGTACAGGGCAGCTTCTTGCACGGATAGCAGAGTCGTTGGGTTACGAAGTCGTTAGTATCGATCCATTTCGTACAAGGGTGGCGACGGCTACCCAGTCTTTTCTTTCTGAAGAAGTCGTAGTCCTTCGTTGGCCTGGTTCAGAAGTTTCTCTGCATTATAAGGGAGTAGAGATGAGTGAATATCCTCAATATGATTCAAATTTGTTTGGAGAGAAGTTAGCGGAATCAAGGGAAAAATATATGGAAGATGTAGAAGAAATGGAAGATACAGGAGAGGAAGATGAGATTCCCTCCACTTCCAGGAAAAAGCAAGATACGAGGTACGGACAAATTGTAGAGTATATATTTTTTTCAGCATTATCAAGAAGGTGA
- a CDS encoding Uma2 family endonuclease gives MGQYARDEAALDYHEVDYYYDSHATTEDLMGETSYHSELAAYLKHVLRWMYRGQVYAIYDNLNHYQTLDTMEYPIAPDVAVIKGEVQRTRRSWTVGKTGSAPHVVFEIASNETWRNDLLKKPQKYYSMGVEEYYLYDPETPQHLKYKGRRLVGWKRNRDKKMMEEMQPDEQGRLWSEQLQSFLIPDDEYLRLYDADGQRRLTEAEAREQHERELEQKTWSLEHRTRLLEQKARQSEEKARLLAEKLRSLGIDPEEI, from the coding sequence ATGGGGCAATATGCACGAGATGAAGCCGCGCTGGACTATCACGAAGTGGACTACTACTACGACTCTCATGCGACGACGGAAGATTTGATGGGGGAAACATCATATCATTCCGAACTCGCGGCTTATCTCAAGCACGTTTTGCGCTGGATGTATCGAGGGCAGGTATACGCAATCTATGATAATCTCAACCATTATCAAACCCTTGACACAATGGAGTATCCCATTGCGCCTGATGTTGCGGTTATCAAGGGAGAGGTACAGCGTACGCGCAGGAGCTGGACGGTAGGTAAGACAGGCTCCGCTCCTCACGTGGTCTTTGAGATCGCCTCAAACGAGACCTGGCGTAATGATCTGCTGAAAAAGCCTCAAAAATATTACAGTATGGGCGTAGAAGAGTATTATCTCTATGATCCAGAGACGCCTCAGCATCTTAAATACAAAGGCCGCCGCCTGGTCGGTTGGAAACGCAACCGCGACAAGAAGATGATGGAGGAAATGCAGCCGGACGAGCAAGGCCGCCTCTGGAGCGAGCAACTACAAAGTTTCCTGATACCCGATGACGAGTATCTGCGCCTCTATGACGCTGATGGGCAGCGTCGCCTGACCGAGGCTGAAGCTCGCGAACAACACGAACGGGAACTTGAGCAAAAAACATGGTCGCTCGAACATAGAACTCGCTTGCTTGAGCAAAAAGCGCGCCAATCCGAGGAGAAAGCGCGTCTACTGGCAGAGAAATTGCGCTCGCTTGGCATCGATCCAGAAGAGATTTAG